In Candidatus Bathyarchaeota archaeon, a genomic segment contains:
- a CDS encoding acetamidase/formamidase family protein: MVKRVSYKDIGLRYALSPFYEPVLRIKPGERIIVEVQDASSGQIRHRGDVRDRSKVPYGNPVVGPIYIEGCGEGDSLAVRIEDIKPSINLGVTYFSGFTGSYFIGDHAIGFTRVEIPSAARICRIEEDLVYFSDRLAIPYRPMIGTIGTAPKLELYGMSSSLSVGPNGGNMDIPDITVGAEVYLPVFHEGGLLYIGDAHAVQGDGEISGTAVEMPAEITLTVTVLKGKSIRWPRVKSNDEIMCLVSTSPGRGLRDAIKTAFTELIRWMEEDYGIDRWEALMLLGQVGRIRVGNLWSVAAKVNVKYLKPYQKTGWGDTSRP; encoded by the coding sequence TTGGTTAAGAGAGTATCCTATAAGGACATCGGTCTAAGATATGCTCTCAGCCCGTTCTATGAACCGGTCTTGAGGATCAAACCTGGCGAACGTATAATAGTAGAGGTTCAAGACGCCTCTTCGGGTCAGATTAGACATAGAGGTGATGTGAGAGATAGGAGCAAGGTTCCCTATGGAAACCCGGTCGTCGGCCCGATATACATCGAAGGATGCGGTGAAGGCGATAGTCTAGCTGTCAGAATCGAGGACATAAAGCCGAGTATAAACCTAGGGGTCACATACTTCTCCGGGTTTACCGGGAGCTACTTCATAGGAGACCATGCTATCGGGTTTACAAGGGTCGAGATACCCTCCGCGGCGAGGATATGCCGTATAGAAGAAGACCTCGTCTACTTCTCAGACAGGCTGGCTATTCCGTATAGACCGATGATAGGCACAATAGGTACAGCCCCCAAACTCGAACTTTATGGGATGTCTAGTAGCCTATCGGTGGGGCCTAACGGAGGTAACATGGATATCCCCGACATAACCGTAGGCGCTGAAGTTTATCTTCCGGTTTTTCATGAAGGGGGTCTTCTATACATCGGAGACGCGCATGCGGTTCAAGGAGACGGTGAGATATCCGGTACGGCCGTCGAGATGCCTGCGGAGATAACTTTAACCGTCACGGTATTGAAGGGTAAGTCTATCAGATGGCCTAGGGTTAAGTCGAATGATGAGATAATGTGCCTAGTGTCTACCTCACCTGGCAGAGGCCTCAGAGACGCTATAAAGACCGCTTTCACAGAGCTTATACGGTGGATGGAAGAAGATTACGGCATCGACAGGTGGGAGGCATTAATGCTCCTAGGGCAAGTGGGTAGGATTAGGGTCGGAAACCTATGGAGCGTAGCGGCGAAGGTAAATGTGAAATATCTTAAGCCCTATCAGAAGACGGGATGGGGCGATACATCTCGACCTTAG
- a CDS encoding DUF2119 family protein: MNSKAGRRLARLVGRLKPDVYVELHCCKPSSYRNLVSPDRFTLKGVPPLVGLEKGVLIGLVSPVLMAKLKLRTPIIVETPCGSLDNLEVVVRILKTFIDAHSVSEALSILSDRYPEQMDRVLKLYGKWMV; this comes from the coding sequence CTGAATTCGAAGGCGGGTAGAAGACTTGCTCGGCTTGTGGGGCGTCTGAAACCAGACGTCTACGTAGAACTACACTGCTGCAAACCGTCTAGCTATCGAAACCTAGTTAGTCCCGATAGGTTCACGTTAAAAGGCGTACCTCCGCTCGTGGGGCTTGAAAAAGGCGTATTGATAGGCTTAGTCTCGCCAGTGCTCATGGCTAAACTCAAGCTTAGAACCCCGATAATCGTGGAAACTCCTTGCGGAAGCCTTGACAACCTCGAAGTCGTCGTTAGGATTCTGAAAACATTCATCGATGCTCATTCGGTCTCAGAGGCCTTGAGCATATTGAGCGATAGGTATCCTGAGCAGATGGACCGGGTTTTAAAGCTCTACGGAAAATGGATGGTCTAA
- the gatB gene encoding Asp-tRNA(Asn)/Glu-tRNA(Gln) amidotransferase subunit GatB has translation MVGDGVKIGLEVHCQLTSLKTKLFCSCPTDYRGKPPNTNICPVCMGEPGTLPVLNKEAVRAAVMVALALHSKISRFTYFTRKNYFYPDMAKNFQISQYDGVGGAPIAKGGYVDLGNGKVVRIRRLQLEEDPARLVYEGTIDTATATLVDYNRHGVALIEIVTEPDITSPEDARRFLQKLRSILEHLGVFDGELEGSMRCDANISLEGGVRVEIKNISSYKDVERALRFEITRQSSLISRGIRVVRETRFWDERRRVTVSLRVKETEEDYRYFPEPDLPPVVITDEFIDEVKRSLPILPDERKRIFVEKYGVSEQNAEVLVNDKALADFFEECLKHYGKAQELSNLLVGDFLAQLHSLNLSVREVKVKPEYIAKLLRLLDKKVLTGHLAKAVLREMLETGRDPEAIVEEKGLRRIGSREELEKIVDRVFRENRKAVEDALVNEKAVHFLVGQVMRITRGKADPNLTRQIIESRLENVRASRKT, from the coding sequence ATGGTCGGCGACGGCGTTAAGATAGGGCTTGAGGTTCACTGCCAACTCACCAGCCTTAAGACCAAGCTCTTCTGCTCATGCCCGACGGACTATAGGGGAAAGCCTCCTAACACTAACATATGCCCTGTCTGTATGGGTGAGCCTGGAACTCTACCCGTTTTGAATAAGGAGGCCGTCAGAGCCGCCGTCATGGTCGCTCTTGCTCTTCACTCGAAGATCTCTAGGTTCACCTATTTCACGCGTAAAAACTACTTCTACCCAGATATGGCTAAGAACTTTCAGATATCGCAGTATGACGGTGTAGGCGGGGCACCCATAGCTAAGGGCGGTTACGTGGATTTGGGTAACGGTAAAGTCGTGAGAATCAGACGCCTCCAGCTAGAGGAGGACCCGGCAAGGCTCGTCTATGAGGGGACTATAGACACGGCCACCGCGACCCTAGTAGACTATAACAGGCATGGAGTAGCGTTGATTGAGATCGTTACAGAACCAGATATAACGTCCCCCGAGGACGCTAGGCGGTTTCTCCAGAAGCTCAGGTCCATACTGGAGCATCTAGGGGTTTTCGACGGTGAGCTGGAGGGGTCGATGAGGTGTGACGCCAACATATCCCTCGAGGGAGGCGTCCGGGTGGAGATCAAGAACATCTCGTCGTATAAAGATGTCGAACGGGCCTTAAGGTTCGAGATAACCAGACAGAGTAGCCTGATATCGAGAGGTATCAGGGTCGTTAGGGAGACTAGGTTCTGGGACGAGCGTAGGAGGGTCACCGTCTCGCTTAGGGTTAAGGAGACCGAGGAGGACTACAGGTATTTCCCAGAGCCAGACCTACCGCCGGTCGTGATAACCGACGAGTTCATAGACGAGGTTAAACGTAGCCTACCGATCCTACCCGACGAGAGGAAACGGATATTCGTCGAAAAATACGGGGTATCCGAGCAGAACGCGGAGGTCCTCGTGAACGATAAGGCCTTGGCCGACTTCTTCGAGGAATGCCTTAAACACTACGGGAAAGCTCAGGAGCTAAGCAACTTACTCGTCGGAGACTTCCTAGCTCAACTACACAGTTTGAACCTATCGGTTAGAGAGGTTAAGGTTAAGCCGGAGTACATAGCTAAGCTCCTTAGGTTGCTGGATAAGAAGGTGTTAACCGGGCATCTAGCCAAAGCGGTCCTTAGAGAGATGCTGGAGACCGGTAGAGACCCTGAGGCGATCGTCGAGGAGAAGGGATTACGTAGGATAGGCTCCAGAGAGGAGCTTGAAAAGATAGTCGACAGAGTGTTCAGAGAGAACCGGAAGGCCGTCGAAGACGCTCTAGTAAACGAGAAGGCCGTCCACTTTCTAGTAGGTCAAGTCATGAGGATAACCCGCGGCAAGGCAGACCCGAACCTAACACGTCAGATAATAGAGAGCAGGCTTGAAAATGTTAGAGCCTCTAGAAAAACGTAA
- the gatA gene encoding Asp-tRNA(Asn)/Glu-tRNA(Gln) amidotransferase subunit GatA, protein MNPLLYPAEKVASAVRNGELSALDYLEAVLERLKHVEPKLNAFITVTEELARRKAENIDRRVEKGLKVGKLAGVVVAVKDNICVKGVETTCGSRILKGYRPSYNATVVERLMAEDAVIIGKTNMDEFAMGSSTEFSAYGPTRNPWDLERVPGGSSGGSGAAVASGEATLALGSDTGGSVRCPAAFCGVVGLKPTYGLVSRYGLVAYANSLEQIGPMARNVGDCALLLSVIAGYDPRDSTSLKVQPMDYQTKLTDPPELEKLRIGVIKEFMGEGVQEGVRERVWNAVQSLENLGAQVGEVSLKSLDYALAAYYIIAMSEASSNLARYDGLRYGFRSSDQGLDWNRAYAKTRRMGFGEEVKRRIILGTFALSAGYYEAYYLKALKVRTLIRMEFEKAFKKFDVLVGPSMPMTAFKIGEKIEDPLELYMCDINTVPANLVGIPAISVPCELSDGLPVGLQVMAPPLREDLVFKVAYAYERTGKWMFQLKP, encoded by the coding sequence TTGAACCCGCTACTCTATCCGGCGGAGAAGGTCGCGTCGGCCGTCAGAAACGGGGAGCTATCGGCGCTGGATTATCTAGAAGCTGTCCTAGAGAGGCTGAAACACGTAGAGCCTAAGCTCAACGCATTCATAACCGTTACCGAGGAGCTGGCCCGTAGAAAAGCTGAGAACATCGACCGACGTGTTGAAAAAGGGCTTAAAGTCGGCAAACTCGCAGGAGTCGTCGTAGCCGTCAAGGATAACATATGCGTCAAAGGCGTCGAGACGACGTGTGGCTCGAGGATTTTAAAGGGCTATAGGCCGAGCTACAACGCCACGGTCGTCGAGAGACTCATGGCAGAGGACGCCGTTATAATCGGCAAGACAAACATGGACGAGTTTGCGATGGGCTCGAGCACAGAATTCAGCGCATACGGCCCCACTAGAAACCCATGGGATCTAGAGAGAGTACCAGGAGGCTCCTCTGGGGGAAGCGGAGCCGCCGTCGCATCGGGCGAGGCTACGCTCGCGTTAGGCTCTGATACAGGTGGCTCGGTGAGGTGCCCGGCGGCCTTCTGCGGAGTAGTAGGTCTTAAACCGACTTATGGTCTCGTAAGCCGGTACGGGCTTGTGGCTTATGCTAACAGCCTAGAGCAGATAGGGCCTATGGCTAGAAACGTCGGAGACTGCGCGCTTCTATTGTCGGTCATAGCAGGGTATGACCCTAGGGATAGCACTTCGCTCAAAGTTCAGCCTATGGATTATCAGACTAAGCTCACAGACCCACCAGAGTTGGAGAAGCTACGCATCGGTGTCATAAAGGAGTTTATGGGCGAAGGCGTTCAAGAGGGTGTAAGGGAGAGGGTTTGGAACGCCGTTCAGAGCTTGGAGAACTTGGGAGCTCAGGTCGGTGAGGTTTCTCTTAAAAGTCTAGACTATGCTTTAGCCGCCTACTATATAATAGCCATGTCTGAGGCCAGCTCGAACCTAGCCAGATACGACGGTTTAAGATACGGGTTCAGGTCCTCAGACCAGGGTCTCGACTGGAATAGGGCATACGCTAAAACTAGGAGGATGGGGTTCGGCGAGGAGGTTAAACGTAGGATAATCCTGGGAACCTTCGCCCTATCGGCCGGGTACTATGAGGCGTATTATCTGAAGGCGTTGAAGGTTAGAACCTTGATAAGGATGGAGTTCGAGAAAGCGTTTAAGAAGTTCGACGTACTTGTAGGCCCGTCGATGCCTATGACCGCGTTCAAGATAGGTGAGAAAATCGAAGACCCGCTTGAACTCTACATGTGCGACATAAACACTGTACCGGCTAACCTCGTAGGTATACCAGCCATATCGGTGCCATGCGAGTTATCGGATGGGTTACCAGTCGGGTTACAGGTCATGGCTCCTCCCCTGAGGGAGGACTTAGTTTTCAAAGTCGCATACGCCTATGAAAGAACGGGTAAGTGGATGTTCCAGCTTAAACCCTAG